The Candidatus Cloacimonadota bacterium genome contains the following window.
CGTAGATCCTCCCATGCATGAACCCGGTTCTCATCCCAATTTTCTGAACCAGCTTGGCGTAAGCGTAGTCATTACCGGTGGCATGGGCATAAAGGCTCAACAGTTAATGCAAGCAAATGGTATTGAAGTAATTGTGGGAGTATGCCCTATGCCATTAAAAGATATTGTGGAAATGTACCTTAAAAAATCCCTGGAAGCAGGCAATAACCTGTGTGACCACTAATGAGAATTGCCATAGCTAGCGGTAAGGGTGGCACGGGAAAGACTACACTTGCCGTTAATTTGGCGCTATACGCAGCCGAAGAATTTCCTGTTTTGTTGATGGATCTTGATGTTGAGGAGCCTAATGGCGGCATTTTCATCAAAGGTAGCATCCATAGCAAGATTACTGCTTACAGAAACATACCTCATTGGGAACAAGAGCCTTGTACTCTTTGCGGTAAATGCACTACTTGGTGTGCGTATAATGCATTGCTAAAATTGGGCGATACGATATTGGTAATGCCAAACTTATGTCACTCCTGCTATGCCTGTAGCGAACTTTGCCCAGAACACGCCTTGCCTATGCAGCAAGAAAGCTTGGGCACTATCATCCATATTAAGAATGGAAGCCTCAACTTTGTAGAGAGTAAGCTAGACATAGGTTTAGAACAAGCCTCGCCCCTAATTTCTCAAAGCCTAGAATTTGCCAATAAGAACTTTAAGGATATAAAGTTACAGATATTGGACAGCCCTCCCGGAACGGCTTGTGCTATGGTTTCGGCAGTTAAAACAGCAGATTATGTGGTGCTGATAAGTGAACCTACACCATTCGGCTTACACGATCTCAAGCTTGCTGTTGAAACAGTTCGTCAACTAAATTTACCTTTTTCTGTAGTGATAAACCGTGACGGGATAGGAAACAACGACATTTACAAGTATCTTGAACAAGAAGGCATAGAACTACTTGCCAAGATTCCCCATAGCCGAGAAATTGCCGAGATCTATTCCCGTGGAGAGATATTATATAAAAAAGTTCCCCAGCTTAGAGCCGCATTAGATCGCATTCTGCACAAAACTAAGGAGCGAACATGAAAGAGATAGTAATTATTTCAGGCAAAGGCGGAACAGGAAAAAGCTCCATTTGTAGTGCACTGGCATATATACTCAAAGAACAGTCCGTTATTGCGGATTGTGATGTTGATGCCGCCGATCTGCACCTTATCTTACAGCCTCAAAGCTCTCAAACTAGCGAGTTTGTAAGCG
Protein-coding sequences here:
- a CDS encoding NifB/NifX family molybdenum-iron cluster-binding protein, producing MKIAIPLTNSELSLHFGHCEKFAIYHIENGKIQKEEIVDPPMHEPGSHPNFLNQLGVSVVITGGMGIKAQQLMQANGIEVIVGVCPMPLKDIVEMYLKKSLEAGNNLCDH
- a CDS encoding ATP-binding protein, coding for MRIAIASGKGGTGKTTLAVNLALYAAEEFPVLLMDLDVEEPNGGIFIKGSIHSKITAYRNIPHWEQEPCTLCGKCTTWCAYNALLKLGDTILVMPNLCHSCYACSELCPEHALPMQQESLGTIIHIKNGSLNFVESKLDIGLEQASPLISQSLEFANKNFKDIKLQILDSPPGTACAMVSAVKTADYVVLISEPTPFGLHDLKLAVETVRQLNLPFSVVINRDGIGNNDIYKYLEQEGIELLAKIPHSREIAEIYSRGEILYKKVPQLRAALDRILHKTKERT